Genomic segment of Streptomyces sp. SAI-127:
GTGAACGACGACATCGACGACACTCCTCTTCGGCAAGGACTCCCGAACTTCCGGCGGCACCGTGAAGTGCTCACGGAGCGCACGCCGGCTCGTCAACGGCTCGGACTCCGGCGTCGCCATCGGATGCCGGACATCGGTGACCTCGCCATACAAGTCAGGCAACTCGCTTAAGTTCCCGTCGGCGACCCCATGAACAAGCTGGAGAAACACCTCGCGCGGACTCAGACTCACAAGACCCCCCAAGTAATACGCACATGCCCGGCGGCCGCCGCGTTTCGCGTCTCCGGCCCAGTACCGCGCTACGCGTCGGACATGCCCGAGTACCGTGGCACATCGCGGACGGGGTCGTCCGGGCCTGCATATTATGCGGGTACCCGCCCCCCTGGTATGCACGGAACATCCGGGCGCCGGGAACAGGCGGGTTACCGCCCCAATCGGACCACGCCGGGACTATGCTGCCGTACAGACGTCCCAGACCCTGGCGGCTTGTCGTTACGCGACACAGATGGCGCGGGGAGCGGGCTCATGGTCCGTCACCCGGCGCATCCCGGGAGGGAACCGGGTGGTCCTCTGGCCTGCGGTGCGGGCTGTCGGACCGGCCTTGCTCTGCCTCCGTCGAACGTACGCCCTGCCGGGAGCGCCCGCAGGTGGCCGGAACTCCGGCGCCACCGGGCCCGCTGCCGGATGGTCTTCTGAACCGAGGCGTCATGCCCCTGCCGCAGCTCACTGTCTACCGCCATGACCGAAGGACACGGACGCTGATCACCCTGGTCGGTGAGATCGACCTGGAATCGGCGCCCCTGGTGCGTGCGTCCCTGGAGTGGTGCCTGCGCGACGGCATCCGCACCGTCGACGTCGACCTCACCCTCGTCACCTTCTGCGACTGCAGCGGACTCAACGCGTTCCTCCACGCTGCGCAGCAGACCAGAGTTGCGGGTGGGACTCTGCGACTGCACCACCCGCCGCCGATACTCGCGCGTATCGTCCGCCTCGCCGACTGCGGGTTCCTGTTCCCCGGTTCTCAGTTCGTCCCCCTGCCACCTTCTGGCAGCGGCACCCCGGTCGCGCCCCTTCCCGCCCCGCCGCACCGGTCTGTCCCCCTTGCGCCTGTCCTCTCGGGTGATGTCCGATGACGGCAGCCGAGGCTCCGGTGCGGTTGCGTCAGCTGGACCGTCGGCTGGTGGACGGCATGCGTGAGGATCTGGCGGATCTGTACGTGGACTCCCGTGCAACGGCGCCAGGTGACGCCTACCGCCGTCGCGGACGCCAGGACTTCCTGAACCGTGTCACCACGGACATGGGGCGACCGGGATTCGCCATGGTGATCGCCGAGTCGGACGGCCTGATGGGATGCGCCTTCGGATTCCCGGTGCGGGGCGACGGCTCGTGGTGGCTCGGTTTCGACGGAGTAATGCCGCGCAGCGTCGGACAACTTACGGTGTCCGGCAGGGCCTTCGCGTTCAGTGACATCCTGATCCGCCCCCACCCACAGGACCGGCGCCTGGCCCGTCGCGTGCAGGAGCGGCTGCTGACCGACCACGAGGCTTCGCTCGGCGCCCTCTTGGTGGACGGGGCCGATCACGCTGCCCTCGCCGCGCTCCGCTCCTGGGGGTGGCTGGACGTCGGAGAGCTTCGCAGGCCACTGGGCGCCGCCACGTTCCGCGCGCTGGTGTTTCCCGCGGGGGAACGTACCGCGGCGAGTCTGGAGGGCCTTGTCACGATGCCGGCAGGCGGTGGTCCGGGTGGGCCCTGAGAACCGGTCGGCGCGGATTCGGATGCTGGTGGCGGAGCAGGCGGCACGACGCGGTGCCCGAGTCGGTGTGGTGGATGTGTGCACCGCGGCCGTGGCCGCGCTGCCGGTCGGCGGGGCCGGGGTGTCGGCGATGTCCAGGACCGCGCCGAGCCATCCGCTGTGCAGCACCGACAGCGTCAGCGAGCAACTGGAAGAGCTCCAGCTCACGCTGGGCGAGGGGCCCTGCGTGGACGCCTTCCGGCACGGCTCGGCCGTGCTGGCACCCGATCTGCTCACCCGTGACCTGCAGGACCGCTGGATGGTGTTTGCCGAGGCGGCCCTGGAAGCCGGGGCACGCGCGGTGTTCGCGCTCCCTCTGCAGATGGGGGCGATCAGCCCGGGAGTCCTGGATTTATACGCCCGCGTTCCGGTCCGGTTGAACGCGGAGGAACTGGCGGACGCGCTGGCGTTCGCCGATCTCGCGACGCTGGTGCTGCTCGATGCGCGAATCGACGAGACGGGCGAGCCGAGTGATGCCCCCGTCGAGGACCTGGGTGCGTACCGGGCGGAGATCGACCAGGCCAGCGGGATGATCACGGTCCAGCTCGGCGTCGACATCGAAGAAGCCTTCGTCCGGCTCCGCTCCCACGCCTACGCGCAGGGACGCCGACTGGGCGACGTGGCCGCGGACGTGGTGGCCCGTCGCCTTCATTTCCCACCGGACGCGGAGCCGGACCAGGCCGGGGAGGACCCTTGACGCATTGGTGCCGATCGAGGAACGCGCCTGTACTTCCCGCCCCTTCAGGCCGGGACTAGTCTCAATCGAGGGTGCCCACAATGGATGAACAGCTCCTGTCCAAGACTTTCGTCGAGCTGGCCGACAACCTGGTCGCCGACTTCGACCTCATCGACTTCCTGCGCCTGCTGACCGACCGCTGCGTCGGCATGCTCGACGCGAGCGCCGCCGGGGTGCTGCTCGCCGACCGGGACGGCAAACTCCGCGTCATGGCCGCCTCCGACGAACAGGTGCGTGTGCTGGAGCTCTTCCAGCTCCAGAACGACGAGGGCCCCTGCCTCACGTGTTTCCGCACCGGCGCACCGGTGATCGTCCCCGACCTGACCCGGGAGATCGACCGCTGGCCGCGCTTCGTCACGGCGGCTCACCGCGGGGGATTCGGCGCCGTCCAGGCCCTGCCCATGCGCCTGCGGGAGGAGACCGTGGGCGCCCTGAACCTCTTCCGGGCCGCGCCCGGCCCCTTCGACCCGCCCGCCACCCTCGTCGCCCAGGCGCTGGCCGACGTCGCCACCATCAGCCTGCTGCAACAACGCACCACCCAGCGCAGCACCGTGCTGAACGAACAGTTGCAGGCCGCCCTGAACAGCCGGGTACTGATCGAACAGGCCAAGGGGAAGCTCGCCGAACGCCAGGGCATCGACATGGAGCGGGCGTTCACCGCGCTGCGCGGCTACGCCCGCTCCCACAACCGTCGCCTGGCCGACGTGGCCCGCGCCTTCATCGACGACTCCGAACCCCTCGCCGGTCTAGGAGCCTGACCCGCTCCCCGATGGGGCCCCGTTGCTGCTCTGCGCAGCTCCGTGGTCATGAGGCGGATCGCTCGCGTCAGCTCGGTGTTGGTCATGAGCTCCAACTCCTGCTCGACGAAATCGTGGTCGGCCTTTATCTGCTGGAAGGCCGCCTGCCGGTTCTGGTCGATCATGACAAACGTGGAGAGGAAGATCGCCTCCAGCGACACGACGAGCGTCAACGTGGGCCAGGCGCTGCTCTCGACCCAAAGCATCCAGACCGCGAACGCGACGGCGTGGACGTACACGAACGGCATCGAACCGGCGAACTCGGTGATGACGTCGGCGATCCGCAACTGGACATCCCCGGCACGGCTGTTGCGGTGTGCAACCAATGCGGGATGATGCATGACCCGGCTGTCCTGCTCGCTCATCGCGCCGCGCCGCGCTTCTCGCCTCTCGGGGCATCGCCGACCACGGGCTACAGCCGCCGCGCGTCCCTGGAGCCTAACCGCAAGCCTCCGCCATCAGCCGGTCGCGCAGGCGCGCACAGGTGCGGACGATCAACCGGGACACCTGCATCTGCCAGAGACTGAGCTGCGGGCCGATGCGGTTCTGCGTCATCGCGCAGAAGAACTGCGTGTAGCAGAAGAACCGCATACAGAGGATCCGCCGTTCGCGTTCGGGCAGGCCCGCAGCAGCGGGCGGAGCGCCTCACGGTTGACGATCAGGCCGAAGCCGGGCTCCGTGCCACCGAGAGTGCCGGTCAGTGGACGGCTGTCCTCGGAGCGGCCGCGTACGGCGTCCAGGGCCTGCTCGGCGCTTGGTTCTGGGGTCCGTACGCGCACAGCGCGACGGGCCCGGCGTGTTTCTGTTCGCTTCATGCGGGGTGGCGCAGCCAGCGCTGCAGGGTGGTGTTGATGCTGGAGGGTAGGGCGCTGAGTTGGTCGATGGCGTCGCGGTCCTCGGGGAGCGGCGGGATGCCGGCGGCGGTCAGTGCGGCGTGCAGGGCCAGGCGGCGCTGGTCGCGGGGGTCGATGAGAATGCTGAGGCGCTCGGAGGGGTTGGGCGGCGGCAGCAGGTAGTCCATGTCCTGCCCGGCTGCGCCTGCAGGCCAGGCGGTCTGCGCCGGGTCGGCGGCGTAGGGGTCGACGAAGGTCTGCGGTGTGGGGTGTTCAAGGGCGATGGTCACGTTGGTCTCCTCCTGTAGCGGGTGGATGTGCAAGGGGAGAGTCGTACACGGCCACGTGCGGTTGCGGTTGCCGGGCGATGTCATGCCGATGGCGTCATCGGCGGCTCATCGTCTTTTTCGACCAACGCAGGCAGGCCGGACGCGGGTGAACAGCCGCTGGTAGGCACCGCCACCAGGGGAGAGTTCGAGCGCTGTTACGCACTTTCGGGTGACGGTCCGCGCAGCTGCTGGAGTGGCGCGTCCTGGCGATCGCGGCGAAGCGGCCAAGACCCGTACGGGGGCGTCTGCATGGCAGGGCGTCAACTTCGTGCGTACGGACGACCAATATGGCGTCCTGGGCCGCCGAGGTGCTCGACGACGTATCCGCGCAGGTCTTCGCGGACTGCCTCGGCGTCCCACTTAGCCCGGGCCAGCAGGTGCTGCAGGCCGTCCGGTGTGGCGTGTCAGGCATGCTCGGCGATCGTCCAGCAATTCTTCCGTGACAGGTCCGACAACAGTCCCAGAACGAGGGACCGTGCGCGACGTCGCGGTTCGAGCCGCGCGAAGCGGCCCGCGATCCGGCCCATCAAGGCATCGAACAGGTCCCGCCAGCGAGCGGGGTCTACGCTATGGCCTGCAGCCACCGCTTGATCTTCGTTCGCCCACACAACACGCCATGATCACCGGTGGCCGCACCTGCGCCCACACCGCCCCTGAGCTGTTAGATCGCAGCCTTCGGCGGGGATACATAGGATAAGTGCGGTGGTCAATCCGGCGCCTTCGGCCGGAGGAGGTTCGTGATGACGCACGATGGCGGGCTGAGGCTGCACATGCAACGTGTCCTCCGCGCACCGCGTCCGGTCGTATTCCGAGCGTTGACCGAACCGCAGGAATTGGCCAAGTGGTGGGGTCCCGACGGGTTCACCACTCCGGGTGTGGCAAGCGACCTTCGGCCAGGAGGCGGTTACCGGATCGCGATGCAGCCTCCGGAAGGCGAGCGGTTCTACCTGGTCGGGGAATTCCTTGTGGTCGACCCTCCGGAACGCCTGTCCTACACCTTCCGGTGGGAGGATCCCGATCCCGAGGATAGGGAGACGGTGGTGACGCTGTCCCTTCGCGATATCGGCGGCACCTCGGCCGAACTGGTCTTCACCCAGGGCGACTTCGCCACTGAGCGGCGCCAAGCTCTGCACGAGGAAGGCTGGACTCAGAGCCTCAACAAGCTGGAGGAGCTGATGTCGTCGGTTGCTTCGACCTGAGATCTTCGCCGGGTGGGAGGGGCCCTTGCCGCTGGCCATACCTGCCTTCACACCGCCCCTGACCAGCGAGATTGCGATCTACGGCTGGAGTACTAATACTCCAGCCGTAGATCGCAATCTCGCTGGTCAGGAGGGCCGGGGAGACGGCTGGTCAGTGTCGATCATCTGGATGAGACCGCCACGCCATCAGGAACGTCCGTTCCTTCTCCGCCTACTCGAATCCACCGAGACGGAGGGCGTCTGACGCTCGGAGGGGGGCTTGTTGGTGTGTGGGGTGGTCGCTGGCCTGGTGTGTTGTTGGTTCGCTGACGGGCTGGGTGGAGTCTCAATGACCGACTCAAGCCGCTGACGATCTCGAACACCCCTGTGGCGGCAATGTCACCGTGGGTTCAAATCCCATACCGACCGCGCGATGAGCAGTAGGAACGGCCCTTGACCTGGGTTTTCCGGGCAGGGGTCGTTCGCATGTCCGTGCGCCGTGGCTGCCCGGTGTTTCCCGCAGGTCCTCGTCCATGCGGGCACGCAAAGGGCACGCCGCTGGGATTTGGGCTGCGCCATCGGACCTCGAGTCATATGTTGGGAGTGTGCTGAGGACGTGGGGGAGGCGGCGTGAAGGTTCCTACGGCGTTGATCGGTGCTCGGGTGGACAGCACGGCGTTTGACCTGCAGGTTACGCTGAGTCTCGGTGCCTTGGACCCGGACGAGGGGTACCGGCTGGGTGCCGAGTTGGTATTGGATACGCCGTTTCTGTTCCGGGACGCTGCTGGCGAGTGGCACGAGCTGGACCCCGGCACAGGTGTGAGTCTCGCCCCCGTTCTAGCGCTCTTCGGGCAGTCAGTGGTTGCGGTCGATGTCCGCGACCGCGGTGTGTTGGTCATCGACTTTCAAGACGGTGCAGGGCTGTGGGTGGGCCCAGACCCGCAGTTCGTGTCCTGGCGTCTGATCGGGCACGGAATCGAGCCGATCATGGTCGGGCCTGGGGGCGAGGAAAACTGGGAACGCTGACCACCACGAAGCGCGGGTTACCGACGCGGTCGGCGGAGTCTTGTTGGCCGAGTCAGGCCGGGGCGGCGGTGGCGGGTGGGGTTGTGGTGAAGGGGCGGTTGTCTCGGAGTAGGGCCCAAAGGGCGTCGACGCGTCGGCGGGCGAGGGCGATCACGGCTGGGATGTGCTTGCAGCCTTCGCTTCGCTTCTTGAGGTAGTAGGTGCGGTTGGGGCCGTCGCGGATGATGCTGGTCTGGGCGGAGAGGTAGAAGACTCGGCGGAGGCGTCGGCTGTAGCGCTTGGGCCGGTGCAGGTTGCCGGTGCGGCGTCCGGAGTCGCGTGGAACAGGTACCAGTCCACCGGCTGAGGCCAGGTGGCCGGCGTCCGGATAAG
This window contains:
- a CDS encoding nuclear transport factor 2 family protein, which codes for MSLSPREVFLQLVHGVADGNLSELPDLYGEVTDVRHPMATPESEPLTSRRALREHFTVPPEVRESLPKRSVVDVVVHETADPEVIVAEFAYEFTLPDDSMAKVPCIFVMRVRDGQIIESRDYIDPIRTYTARGDLDRLIASLHKGVS
- a CDS encoding STAS domain-containing protein, which produces MPLPQLTVYRHDRRTRTLITLVGEIDLESAPLVRASLEWCLRDGIRTVDVDLTLVTFCDCSGLNAFLHAAQQTRVAGGTLRLHHPPPILARIVRLADCGFLFPGSQFVPLPPSGSGTPVAPLPAPPHRSVPLAPVLSGDVR
- a CDS encoding ANTAR domain-containing protein translates to MGPENRSARIRMLVAEQAARRGARVGVVDVCTAAVAALPVGGAGVSAMSRTAPSHPLCSTDSVSEQLEELQLTLGEGPCVDAFRHGSAVLAPDLLTRDLQDRWMVFAEAALEAGARAVFALPLQMGAISPGVLDLYARVPVRLNAEELADALAFADLATLVLLDARIDETGEPSDAPVEDLGAYRAEIDQASGMITVQLGVDIEEAFVRLRSHAYAQGRRLGDVAADVVARRLHFPPDAEPDQAGEDP
- a CDS encoding GAF and ANTAR domain-containing protein, which translates into the protein MDEQLLSKTFVELADNLVADFDLIDFLRLLTDRCVGMLDASAAGVLLADRDGKLRVMAASDEQVRVLELFQLQNDEGPCLTCFRTGAPVIVPDLTREIDRWPRFVTAAHRGGFGAVQALPMRLREETVGALNLFRAAPGPFDPPATLVAQALADVATISLLQQRTTQRSTVLNEQLQAALNSRVLIEQAKGKLAERQGIDMERAFTALRGYARSHNRRLADVARAFIDDSEPLAGLGA
- a CDS encoding DUF1003 domain-containing protein: MSEQDSRVMHHPALVAHRNSRAGDVQLRIADVITEFAGSMPFVYVHAVAFAVWMLWVESSAWPTLTLVVSLEAIFLSTFVMIDQNRQAAFQQIKADHDFVEQELELMTNTELTRAIRLMTTELRRAATGPHRGAGQAPRPARGSESSMKARATSARRRLWERA
- a CDS encoding SRPBCC domain-containing protein; this encodes MTHDGGLRLHMQRVLRAPRPVVFRALTEPQELAKWWGPDGFTTPGVASDLRPGGGYRIAMQPPEGERFYLVGEFLVVDPPERLSYTFRWEDPDPEDRETVVTLSLRDIGGTSAELVFTQGDFATERRQALHEEGWTQSLNKLEELMSSVAST
- a CDS encoding DUF6188 family protein — translated: MKVPTALIGARVDSTAFDLQVTLSLGALDPDEGYRLGAELVLDTPFLFRDAAGEWHELDPGTGVSLAPVLALFGQSVVAVDVRDRGVLVIDFQDGAGLWVGPDPQFVSWRLIGHGIEPIMVGPGGEENWER